A segment of the Candidatus Hydrogenedentota bacterium genome:
CATGTTCAACAAACACCACGACCAGGTGGCGGAAAACGCCGCAACCGTCCGCGCGGCGCTGGCCGGATAGGGGTCCCGCCTACACCTGCGCCACGCCGAGCACCCGCCCCAGTTCAGCCTGAAGCGCCTTCAGGTGGTAGGGTTTCTGGAGAAACCCCGACAGGCCCTCCAGCGGAAAACGGCTCGTCACCTCGTTCTTCGTGAAACCGCTGCAAAGAATCACCCGCACCTCTGGGTTGACTTCCCGCAGTGCCCTGAGTGTGGCCACACCATCCATCACGGGCATGGTGAGATCGAGCAGCACAGCCGTGATATCACGCCCCTTTTCACGGTAAATGTCCACGGCCTCGCCGCCGTTTGTTGCGGAAAGCACACTGAAACCCAGCCGGCCCAGCATGCTGCCGCCCAGCTTGAGAACCAGTTCCTCGTCATCCACAACCAGCACCGTGCCGGAGAAAACGGCGGGTTCCCGCCCCGTTCCGGAAGCCTTCTGCGGTTTGGGCGCGGGTTCAACATGCGCGGCGGGGAACAGCACCCGGATGGTGCTTCCCCTTTCCGGCGTGCTGTCCACCATAATCGCGCCCCGGTGACCCTTGATGATTCCCTGCACCGCCGACATGCCCAGTCCGCGGCCGGTGAACTTGGTGGTGAAAAAGGGGTCGAAAAGGCGTTCCACTGTCTCCCTCTCCATGCCGCAGCCCGTGTCGGCCACCTCAAGCCACACATAGCGTCCCGGCTCCGGGGGGGCCAGGCGGCTTTTGGCAAGATAAGCGGCGTCGCACTCCATGGTCCCCGTGGCCAGACGGACAATTCCGGGCTTCTCCCCCACCGCCTCGGAGGCGTTCGTGATGAGGTTCATCACGACCTGCTGAAGCTGTCCGGGATCGGCGAGAATGGGGGGAAGTGCGTCCCCGGCCTGCAGGTTCATGGTGACGTTTTTGGAGATCGCGGCCCGGAGCATGTGCGCGTTTTCGCGGACCAGCTCGTTGAGGTCCAGATGAACCAGCATGAACTGACCCCGGCCCGAATAGGCCAGCATCTGGCGGGTCAGGTCCACGGCGCGCCGCGCCGCGTTCATTGCCTCCCTGAGTCCGTCCAGGGCCGGGGAGAGGGGCGAAAGCATTTCCATCGAAAGCTCGACATTGCCCAGCACCGCCATCAGCAGGTTGTTGAAGTCGTGGGCGATGCCCCCCGCCAGCACGCCGAGGGATTCCAGCTTTTGGGCGTGCAGAAGGCGCCGTTCCGACTCGAGCCGCCGCGCCTCGCTCTCGCGCAGCGCGGCCTGGGCCTCTTTCTGCTCCGTCAGGTCCATGTCCATGCAGAAAAACTCGGACTCGCAGCCGGGCCGCCGCAGAATGGCGTAACTCGACATTATCGGGACCGGGGAGCCGTCCTTCCGCTGCAAAAGCAGTTCCAGCGGTGGTATGGGCAGCCCCAGCTTGGCCCATTCCCGCAGGGCCGAGCGCGCCTCGTCCCGGACATCTTCGGGAATAATTAACGCATAGATGTCTTTCCCGAGGGCCTCCTCCGCCGTGTACCCATAGACCTTTTCGCTTGCCTGGTTCCAATACCGGATGATGCCTTCCGCCGAAAAACTGTGCACCGCGACATTGCCTATGGAGTCCGCAAGACCCTTGAACCGCTCCTCGCTCTCGCGCAGCGCCTCCTCTGCGAGTTTCCGTTCCGTGATGTCCGTGCTGGTGCCGACGAGGCGCAGGGGCCCGCCCTGCGGGGTCCTCTCCACCACCCGGCCCCGGCACATTATCCAGCGCCACCCGCCGCTCTTGGAAAGAAAGCGGTTTTCGCTGTGGTAATATTCCTCGCCGCTCCGGGAAAACGACCGCACTTTCTCCCGGGCATCACTGCGCTCGTCCGGATGCATCAGTTGTGCCCAAGTGGCCGCGTCCGCGTTCAGGCTATCCGGGGTATGGCCGAGCATCTCGTACATGCGCGGGCTGAACACGGCGTTTCCAGAGGTCACGTCCCACTCCCAAAAACCGTCACTCGTCGCCTCCATGGCGAGTCTGAGCCGTTCTTCCTGGCATCTGGCAAACTCTTCGGCGCGGGTTCTCTCCGTGATGTCCTCCAGACACAGCAACAGGTTGTGGGCGCCGCCGGTGCTGAGCCGGGCAATGGAGGCCAGCATGACCACCTCGTCGGACTCGCCGTTTCGCACCAGGGTGGTTTTGTATTCAATGCCGCGGCGGCTTTCCCCCGTGGCCAGCACCTCCTCCATGGCCCGGCGCACATTGCAGTCCGCGCAGTTGCGGCCGTGGCCGCAGCCGCGCGGGTCGTCCAGGGCGTTAATGCACCCGAGCACACCGCAGGCCCGCGACATCACAAGCTGGTCGTCGTCCACCCCGGTGAACGCCTTGAACGCATGGTTGGCATAAATGATGTTGCGGGTCCGGTCAAGCAGGCACATCATGACCGGGGCGTTCTCGTAGATGGCCCGGAGTTCGTCGCGGCTCTTTTCCAACTGGCCGCGGGTTCCCGCGAGTTCATCCCGCAGCATCCCGAGCGCGACCCGGCTGACACTCAACTCTTGCAGCAGCGCCTGAAGGTTTTCCTGTGGCATGTCCGGGGCGGGCTCCCCTGAGGCGGCCACCCGCGCCATCGCCTCCGCCCAGAGACCTTCCCATGCCGAGCCCTTCTCGCTCATCAGAAAACACCTCCGTCACTTGCAAACATCTCGCCATGCGGCGCCATTGCGCTCACATGGAAAATGCCCGTGCATGGCGGCAAACAGGACTCATCCTCCACGCAACCGCGCGGCGAACCCGTTGGCCGGCCAATCTGGACACCCGGCAAACACCGGACAGCAGTACTCACGCCCATGGAGTCATCAGGCGCATTGTACATCCGGCCGCGCCGCCCTTCAAAGAAAAGGGCCCCCGCAACTCTTTGGCGTCCGGGGGCGCAGACTGCATTCCGGTCATCATCCCCTGCCCGGTTTGAAGCGCTCGATGTTTTCGGGCGGCGGGGAAGGGGCTGGCCGCTGCGGCATGGGTTCTGTGTCCGGCCCCAGAATGTTCAGAACTGTCCGGGCCTCCTCGATGATTTTGTCCACCAGAATCCGCGCCTGCCCCCGGGTCCGGGGGCGGACCGCGCCGCGCAGTTCCTCGGTGAGGCGCATTTTTGCGCCCTTGCCGGTCATCCCCTCATGGCGGGTCAGGGTTTTTATGCGGAGGATGATTTCGATGTCTTTGGCGAAATAAAAGCGGCGGTTGGTCTTGGTGCGGTGCGGCCTGAGTTGGGGATACCGCGTCTCCCACTGGCGCAGGAGATGCACGGGCACCCCGGTTTTCTCACTGGCTTCGCCGATGGAATAGCGCCGGTTCGGGTCCGCGCCTTCGGGTACGTCCATCTCCAAACTCCCGCCCGGATGCCGCTCAGTCGTCCAGGGCCTTCCATTCCGCCGTCTGCGTCCAGACCGTGAGGTTGGTCATGTCGCGCTTGTTCTTGAAAAACAGGCTGCCGAAGAAATAGGCGACGATGAACATGATGAGGTTGCCGACCAGCCCGCCATAATAGGTCTCGAAGGGCACTGTGGCGTCAATCACCTTCAACTCAACCAGGAACAGCCACAGGCTGAACGCCAGGGTGCACACAATGCCCACGGCCACGGCCCGGCCGTCGCCCCGGCTGGTGAGGAAACCCAGGAAATAGAGGCCCAGCAGGCCGCCCGCAAGGATGGCCACCAGTTTGCTGCCCGTGTCCTGCAGGGTCTTGTCGGTGAAACTCAGCAGCACGAAGGCGAACCCCAGCATCAGGACCGAGGCGGCCAGCGAGACAAGGCGCGCCGCGTTCATGTAGTGCTTTTCCGTCCTGCCCTTGGCAAGGTGGCGCCGGTATATGTCCGTGATGCCCACGGCGGAAATGGCATTGATGCTGGAGGAGAGGGAGGACATGGCCGCGGCGAGCACGCCCGCAATCACAAGGCCGGAAAGGCCGGCGGGCATCTTCTGCACGACAAAGTAGGGGATGATTGCGTCCGCCTTGCTCGTGCCGTCCAGCATGGCCGCCACGGCGGGATCGGGGTTGAGCTTGAAGTGCACGTACAGCGAGGTGCCCAGGAACATAAAGAACGCCCATGTGGGCACACTGCACAGACAGCAAATCCAGATGGCCTGGGTGGCCTCTTTCGGGTTTTTTGTGGCGACGTATTTCTGGATGACGTTCTGGTTGCTGCTGTATTCCGTCAGCCAGTTGGTCAGCCCGATAAGCAGCATCATCACCACGGTTTTCTCCGAGATGCTGAAACCCCAGGGGGCCTTTTCCAGCATGCCTGTGGCGCTGTTGAGGTCGCCCAGCATGAACTTGCCGTCCTGCGAGGCCACGGAAATAATGGTGCCCAGTCCGCCGTCTATACCCATGATGACGAGCACCAGAATGGCAAATCCGCCGAACCACAGCAGGAAAGACTGGAAGAAATCGGTCCAGATGACCGCCTCAATCCCGCCGGTTATGGTGTAAAACGAGGTGATGATCCCGCCGATCAGGATGCTGTACTGCGCGTTGAGGCCGGTCATCTCCTGCACCAGCATGGAAACGAGATACAGAATCATGCCCAGACGGGTCACCTGGCCGATGATGAAGACTGTGGCGGCGTAGGCCCGGACACCGGAGCCAAAGCGGACCTCCAGGTACTCAAAGGCGGAGGTGATGCGCGCGCGCCGGTAGAAGGGCAGGAAGACTTTGGCCGCGATATAGATGCCCAGGGGCAGCATCAGGCAGGGGATGAAGCGGATGTACGCGGTCTTGAACGCGTCCCCGGGATACGCCACAAACGTGATGGAGCTTATGGACGTGGCGAACATGGACAGACCGATGAGCCAGCCCGGAAAAGAGCGCCCGCCCAGAAAGTAATTGTCCGTGCTCTTGTTTTTCCGGGCAAAATAGGGCCCCATCGCCGCCATGGCGAGGAAATACACCACCAGCACCACAATATCCACAGTCCGCATTTCAGGTCGCATAAGTATTCCCTTTGTGTCGCCAGACGGGCGGTATTTCCGCCGGACGGTTTTCCACTGGTGAAGCAAAATGCCGGGAGACATTTTCGGCCTGTTTCCACACCGCCGCACCGGTGTGGAAAACGCCACTTTAACAACTCCCCCCGCAGGGTTTCAAAATTTGCCGAACTTGTCACCATCCCGCCGCCCTGTCCGGGCCCGGTTTTATGATAAAATAGCCCTCCGGTGACGAATGGGCGTCGCCGTTGCCCAGCCTGGAAACCCCGTCCCCATGGCCCCGAAACCCGAACTTATGACAACCACCCTGTGGGATTTCCCCTCGCAGCAATACGGCGACGAGTCCCAGGGGGACAAGAATTACCGGGGCGCCACGCCCGCATACATTCTTTGGAACCTGCTCCAGCGCTACACCAAGCCGAAAGACCTTGTGGTGGACCCCATGGCCGGAAGCGGCACCACACTGGATGTGGCGCGGGAACTGGGCCGCCGCGCCCTGGGGTACGACCTTCAGCCAACCCGTCCCGACATCTTCCACTGCGACGCCCGCAAGCTGCCACTGGAGGACGGCAAGGCATCTTTTGTCTTTGTTGACCCACCCTACTCCACCCACCTGGAGTACAGCAACGACCCCAGGTGCATCGGAAAACTCCATGCGGGCGGGCCGGACTATTACATCGCCATGGAGCGGGTCATTGCCGAGATTCACCGGATACTGAAACCCGGCCGGTTCATGGCCCTGTATGTCTCCGACTCGTTTGAGAAGGAGAAACCTTTCTGCCCCATCGGGTTTGAACTGTTCAGCCGCCTGAGCGGACTCTTCACCCCAGTGGACATCATCTGCGTGACTAGGCGAAACCGCACCCTCCAACGCAACCACTGGCACACTTCGGCGATAGAGGGAAACTACTTCCTGCGCGGGTTCAACTATCTGTTTGTCATGCGCAAAGAGACCAGCATCATCCAAGAAACCCGGTCTCTCCCCCACTCCATGAACATCCCCCCTCAAAAAAATTATCCTGCGCAAGCAGATGCAAAAAAATCAAAACCGTTTGTTTCGGATGCTATTAAGTCAAAATCGCCTTCCTCTAGGCAGAATAAAAGGCTTCATGCCCCACGACGCAAGCCACAGTGACATCCGGCAGCACACCGAGTACCTGCTCGGGATCACCCGACTCAAAATACACCATGCCTGGGCCGTCGCCCGCAGCCAGTCAACCGCCTTCACCTTTTCCCGGTCTCTGTCTGAATGCATTGACATATGGCGCAATACGGCTTTTTATGACGGTGCGCTTGGTCCGGATAGTCCTGATTTTTCACATCCGGAATGGAACAGGCTACTCCAAGATTTCCTTCGCCTGCATGCCACTTGGGGACGGGACGCTGATTCACATGCTTTGGAGGAAGCCTGTCTGGAACGGCTCTGGCCGGTGTTGGAGCCGCGAATCCCCGCCGATGCCCAGCCGCCGCGCAAGGGACCGGACCGGCCCTATGGCGCGTGGTCAGCCACCCTCCGCGAGGACAGTCAAGCCAGTGTCCATCTTGTGAACGTTTACCGCCCTGATTCCCCCTTCGAGCACGCGGCGGAATTTGCCGGGGACCTGCTGCGGCTTCTTGAGGACACCCGCAGAAAATATCCGGAGCGGACCGAGCTGTTTTGCGGCAGTTGGATGAACAGCCTGCCCGTGTTCCAGGCCTTTTTTCCGCCAGAATGGCGAAAAAGCCTGCACCGCCCTGTGTGGTTGAACGGCTCACCCGGCATTTGGGGCCAGTATATTGACCGTTGTGGTGGATTTCACCAAGCCCACGCGGAGCATCTCCGGAACACGGGGCGGCATGCGCTTCCCTTGATTCACGCCTGCTGCGGCATGGACAACGCCATGGACCATCTGGCCGCAGGCCGCTGGAAAACCATGCTGGCCTCGGCAAATGCCCATCCCCTCACTTGAGGGTGAGCTGCGCAACCACGGGGTAATGGTCCGAGGGATACCGTCCGTCCTCGTTGTACAGAACCGTTTCACACCATTGCGGCTCCACGGCGCCCCGGAAAAGGATCCAGTCTATGCGGCTGTCCACCCCCTCCTTGGGCGCCTCAAAACCTGACCAGGTAAGCGACGGCCCGCGCCGTTCCGGTGCCTCGGTCCAAGTGTCGCGGAATCCCGCTTCCATCGCCCGCCGGTAGGGCTCGCTGTTTCCCGCTGCGGCGTTGTAGTCCCCCGTGAAAATCACAGGAAGCGTCTGGTCCTCCTTTTCCAGTTCACGGCTGACCACGCCCACGCTCTCCTGCCGGGCCTGCTCCCCTTTGTGGTCAAAATGCGTGTTCACATAGAGGAAAAAACGGCCCGTGGCCGGATGGTGGAATCGGACAAGCGTGGCCATGCGCGTGAGGCTGGAGTCCCAGGAGACCGAACCGGGCACATCGGGCTGCTCACTGAGCCAGAAATGGCGGACCGACACCGGCACCAGGCTGGCATGTCGGTAAAGCACCGCCGTCATCTCCCCCTTGCCGTTCTGGTCCCGGCCAATGCCCATCCAACGGTAATCCGGCAACTGCGCGGCAATATGCTCCGCCTGGAAGTCCAGACACTCCTGCACGCCGAGAATGTCCGGCGAGGAGGCCTTGACACAGTTCACCAGGATGTCCCTCCGCTTGGCCCAGGCATTTTTTCCGTCCATGGCGGTGCCATAGCGCACATTAAAGGTCATGACGCGGAGGGGAAGCTCCTCGGCGACAACAGCCATGGCGGTTCCAAGCAGCACCGCCACAAGAAGGGCATGCCTCATAACTTGTACTCCTTTTCCCAGGGGGAGTCCCCCCCGGCGTCTTCGGGGTCCGAGCCCCGGCCCAAATAGGTCTTGCTTTCCAGTTTACCGTTCACAAAGCCCACGCGCGCCCGGGATCCGTCCGGGTTCTTCCACACATGGAAGACCGTCACCGTCGGCGAGGTGTAGCCCGCCGTGCCCCGGTCATACTCGCTCCCCATGTCATCCGACTCCCCGCCGAATTTCTCCGCCACCTGCTCATAGGTCATCCCGTAGAGAAGTTTTTCCACCATCTCCTGTGTGACAACCGGCCTGGGGGGAGGCTCCACAACGGGCGGCACAGCGGGAACCGGGACGGACACCGCAATGGGTGCCGGGGCGGGGGCCGGTTCCGGCCCCTTCATCAGAGAGACAACCAAAGGCAGCCCCAACACCGCCGCCAAAAGGAATCCAGCCG
Coding sequences within it:
- a CDS encoding PAS domain S-box protein → MSEKGSAWEGLWAEAMARVAASGEPAPDMPQENLQALLQELSVSRVALGMLRDELAGTRGQLEKSRDELRAIYENAPVMMCLLDRTRNIIYANHAFKAFTGVDDDQLVMSRACGVLGCINALDDPRGCGHGRNCADCNVRRAMEEVLATGESRRGIEYKTTLVRNGESDEVVMLASIARLSTGGAHNLLLCLEDITERTRAEEFARCQEERLRLAMEATSDGFWEWDVTSGNAVFSPRMYEMLGHTPDSLNADAATWAQLMHPDERSDAREKVRSFSRSGEEYYHSENRFLSKSGGWRWIMCRGRVVERTPQGGPLRLVGTSTDITERKLAEEALRESEERFKGLADSIGNVAVHSFSAEGIIRYWNQASEKVYGYTAEEALGKDIYALIIPEDVRDEARSALREWAKLGLPIPPLELLLQRKDGSPVPIMSSYAILRRPGCESEFFCMDMDLTEQKEAQAALRESEARRLESERRLLHAQKLESLGVLAGGIAHDFNNLLMAVLGNVELSMEMLSPLSPALDGLREAMNAARRAVDLTRQMLAYSGRGQFMLVHLDLNELVRENAHMLRAAISKNVTMNLQAGDALPPILADPGQLQQVVMNLITNASEAVGEKPGIVRLATGTMECDAAYLAKSRLAPPEPGRYVWLEVADTGCGMERETVERLFDPFFTTKFTGRGLGMSAVQGIIKGHRGAIMVDSTPERGSTIRVLFPAAHVEPAPKPQKASGTGREPAVFSGTVLVVDDEELVLKLGGSMLGRLGFSVLSATNGGEAVDIYREKGRDITAVLLDLTMPVMDGVATLRALREVNPEVRVILCSGFTKNEVTSRFPLEGLSGFLQKPYHLKALQAELGRVLGVAQV
- a CDS encoding MerR family transcriptional regulator — encoded protein: MDVPEGADPNRRYSIGEASEKTGVPVHLLRQWETRYPQLRPHRTKTNRRFYFAKDIEIILRIKTLTRHEGMTGKGAKMRLTEELRGAVRPRTRGQARILVDKIIEEARTVLNILGPDTEPMPQRPAPSPPPENIERFKPGRG
- a CDS encoding sodium/solute symporter (Members of the Solute:Sodium Symporter (SSS), TC 2.A.21 as described in tcdb.org, catalyze solute:Na+ symport. Known solutes for members of the family include sugars, amino acids, nucleosides, inositols, vitamins, urea or anions, depending on the system.), translated to MRTVDIVVLVVYFLAMAAMGPYFARKNKSTDNYFLGGRSFPGWLIGLSMFATSISSITFVAYPGDAFKTAYIRFIPCLMLPLGIYIAAKVFLPFYRRARITSAFEYLEVRFGSGVRAYAATVFIIGQVTRLGMILYLVSMLVQEMTGLNAQYSILIGGIITSFYTITGGIEAVIWTDFFQSFLLWFGGFAILVLVIMGIDGGLGTIISVASQDGKFMLGDLNSATGMLEKAPWGFSISEKTVVMMLLIGLTNWLTEYSSNQNVIQKYVATKNPKEATQAIWICCLCSVPTWAFFMFLGTSLYVHFKLNPDPAVAAMLDGTSKADAIIPYFVVQKMPAGLSGLVIAGVLAAAMSSLSSSINAISAVGITDIYRRHLAKGRTEKHYMNAARLVSLAASVLMLGFAFVLLSFTDKTLQDTGSKLVAILAGGLLGLYFLGFLTSRGDGRAVAVGIVCTLAFSLWLFLVELKVIDATVPFETYYGGLVGNLIMFIVAYFFGSLFFKNKRDMTNLTVWTQTAEWKALDD
- a CDS encoding DNA methylase — translated: MAPKPELMTTTLWDFPSQQYGDESQGDKNYRGATPAYILWNLLQRYTKPKDLVVDPMAGSGTTLDVARELGRRALGYDLQPTRPDIFHCDARKLPLEDGKASFVFVDPPYSTHLEYSNDPRCIGKLHAGGPDYYIAMERVIAEIHRILKPGRFMALYVSDSFEKEKPFCPIGFELFSRLSGLFTPVDIICVTRRNRTLQRNHWHTSAIEGNYFLRGFNYLFVMRKETSIIQETRSLPHSMNIPPQKNYPAQADAKKSKPFVSDAIKSKSPSSRQNKRLHAPRRKPQ
- a CDS encoding endonuclease/exonuclease/phosphatase family protein; this encodes MRHALLVAVLLGTAMAVVAEELPLRVMTFNVRYGTAMDGKNAWAKRRDILVNCVKASSPDILGVQECLDFQAEHIAAQLPDYRWMGIGRDQNGKGEMTAVLYRHASLVPVSVRHFWLSEQPDVPGSVSWDSSLTRMATLVRFHHPATGRFFLYVNTHFDHKGEQARQESVGVVSRELEKEDQTLPVIFTGDYNAAAGNSEPYRRAMEAGFRDTWTEAPERRGPSLTWSGFEAPKEGVDSRIDWILFRGAVEPQWCETVLYNEDGRYPSDHYPVVAQLTLK